In a single window of the Zea mays cultivar B73 chromosome 5, Zm-B73-REFERENCE-NAM-5.0, whole genome shotgun sequence genome:
- the LOC100279867 gene encoding L-aspartate oxidase chloroplastic yields the protein MANLTNGFASLHCAGAMHVDKGHMQASGLPFLSFRRCAQLDISRLGSVPRFMGATSATVSQHHVRQRISAIRASTLSCLQDDATKFFDFVVIGSGVAGLRYALEVSKHGSVAIITKAEPHESNTNYAQGGVSAVLCPSDSVESHMKDTIVAGAYLCDEEIVRVVCTEGPERVKELIAMGASFDHGEDGRLHLAREGGHSHNRIVHSADMTGREIERALLQAVHNDDNISLFGHHFAIDLLTCQKNGEIYCYGVDSIDIETQKVVRFISKVTLLASGGAGHIYPTTTNPPVATGDGIAMCHRAQAVISNMEFVQFHPTALSDEGLPIKPKTRRENAFLITEAVRGDGGILYNQSMERFMPMYDDRSELAPRDVVARSIDDQLKKRGEKYVLLDISHRPRDKVLAHFPNIAAECLRYGLDITRQPIPVVPAAHYMCGGVRAGLQGETNVKGLYVAGEVACTGLHGANRLASNSLLEALVFARRAVQPSIDLMVDADGDARPSLVARWARPTLPRSVLGDSVLSDIVGRTRQARMELQSVMWEYVGIVRSTGRLKQAEWRIGDLESEWEEFLFRRGWKPTTVGVEVCEMRNLFCCAKLVVRSALARRESRGLHFTEDFPYLEESRRKPTVIFPAAVQELTWSSKPLQRQLQADDNACSSSGWALGIR from the exons ATGGCGAACCTGACGAACGGCTTTGCGAGCCTCCATTGCGCAGGGGCGATGCATGTGGACAAAGGGCACATGCAAGCATCGGGACTGCCTTTTCTCTCTTTCAGAAGATGCGCCCAGCTTGATATCTCCAG ACTAGGTAGCGTGCCTCGTTTCATGGGCGCAACATCTGCTACTGTCTCCCAACATCATGTGAGGCAGAGGATCAGCGCCATCAGAGCCTCTACTCTTTCCTGCCTGCAAGACGATGCCACAAAATTCTTTGATTTTGTGGTTATTGGCAGCGGTGTTGCTGGCCTAAGGTATGCTCTGGAAGTTTCAAAGCACGGCTCTGTTGCTATTATCACCAAGGCAGAGCCTCATGAGAGCAACACAAACTATGCACAAGGCGGTGTTAGTGCCGTTCTATGCCCCTCGGATTCTGTAGAAAGTCACATGAAAGACACAATTGTTGCAGGGGCTTATTTGTGCGATGAAGAGATTGTCAGG GTAGTTTGCACAGAAGGTCCAGAGCGTGTCAAGGAACTAATTGCCATGGGTGCCTCATTCGACCATGGTGAAGATGGTAGGCTGCACCTTGCAAGGGAAGGTGGTCATTCTCACAACAGAATTGTCCATTCTGCCGATATGACTGGAAGAGAGATTGAAAGAGCACTGCTTCAAGCAGTTCACAATGATGATAACATATCTTTGTTTGGTCATCACTTTGCTATTGATCTATTGACATGTCAG AAAAATGGTGAAATCTATTGCTATGGAGTGGATTCAATAGACATTGAAACCCAGAAG GTAGTCCGCTTCATCTCGAAAGTGACATTGCTTGCATCAGGAGGAGCTGGCCATATATATCCCACAACCACCAATCCACCG GTAGCTACTGGGGACGGAATCGCAATGTGTCATCGTGCTCAGGCTGTAATATCCAATATGGA GTTTGTGCAGTTCCATCCAACTGCACTTTCAGATGAGGGCCTGCCAATAAAGCCAAAGACAAGAAGAGAGAATGCATTTCTCATAACGGAAGCGGTGAGAGGAGACGGAGGAATTCTTTACAACCAGTCCATGGAGAGATTCATGCCGATGTACGATGACCGCTCGGAGCTGGCGCCGAGAGACGTGGTTGCGAGGAGCATAGACGACCAGCTGAAGAAACGAGGCGAAAAGTATGTCCTCCTGGACATCAGCCACAGACCAAGAGACAAGGTTCTTGCCCACTTCCCCAACATCGCCGCCGAGTGCCTGCGGTACGGCCTGGACATCACCCGGCAGCCCATCCCGGTGGTCCCGGCGGCGCACTACATGTGCGGCGGCGTCCGGGCAGGGCTGCAGGGGGAGACCAACGTGAAGGGCCTCTACGTGGCCGGCGAGGTCGCGTGCACGGGGCTGCACGGTGCCAACCGGCTAGCAAGCAACTCGCTGCTGGAAGCGCTGGTGTTCGCCAGGAGGGCGGTGCAGCCGTCCATCGACCTCATGGTGGATGCCGACGGAGATGCCAGACCGTCGCTGGTGGCGAGGTGGGCACGGCCGACGCTGCCGCGGTCGGTGCTGGGCGACAGCGTGCTGTCGGACATCGTGGGGCGGACGAGGCAGGCCAGGATGGAGCTGCAATCAGTGATGTGGGAGTATGTCGGCATCGTGCGCTCGACGGGGCGGCTGAAGCAGGCCGAGTGGAGGATCGGTGACCTGGAGTCGGAGTGGGAGGAGTTCCTGTTCCGGCGGGGGTGGAAGCCGACCACGGTGGGCGTCGAGGTCTGCGAGATGCGCAACCTCTTCTGCTGCGCCAAGCTCGTCGTCAGGAGCGCGCTGGCCAGGCGCGAGAGCCGCGGCCTGCACTTCACCGAGGACTTCCCGTACCTGGAGGAGAGCAGGAGGAAGCCTACGGTCATCTTCCCGGCCGCCGTGCAGGAGCTCACGTGGAGCTCCAAGCCGTTGCAGAGGCAGCTGCAAGCAGATGACAATGCATGCAGTTCATCCGGCTGGGCCTTGGGGATTCGTTAA
- the LOC100279867 gene encoding L-aspartate oxidase chloroplastic isoform X2 produces the protein MGASFDHGEDGRLHLAREGGHSHNRIVHSADMTGREIERALLQAVHNDDNISLFGHHFAIDLLTCQKNGEIYCYGVDSIDIETQKVVRFISKVTLLASGGAGHIYPTTTNPPVATGDGIAMCHRAQAVISNMEFVQFHPTALSDEGLPIKPKTRRENAFLITEAVRGDGGILYNQSMERFMPMYDDRSELAPRDVVARSIDDQLKKRGEKYVLLDISHRPRDKVLAHFPNIAAECLRYGLDITRQPIPVVPAAHYMCGGVRAGLQGETNVKGLYVAGEVACTGLHGANRLASNSLLEALVFARRAVQPSIDLMVDADGDARPSLVARWARPTLPRSVLGDSVLSDIVGRTRQARMELQSVMWEYVGIVRSTGRLKQAEWRIGDLESEWEEFLFRRGWKPTTVGVEVCEMRNLFCCAKLVVRSALARRESRGLHFTEDFPYLEESRRKPTVIFPAAVQELTWSSKPLQRQLQADDNACSSSGWALGIR, from the exons ATGGGTGCCTCATTCGACCATGGTGAAGATGGTAGGCTGCACCTTGCAAGGGAAGGTGGTCATTCTCACAACAGAATTGTCCATTCTGCCGATATGACTGGAAGAGAGATTGAAAGAGCACTGCTTCAAGCAGTTCACAATGATGATAACATATCTTTGTTTGGTCATCACTTTGCTATTGATCTATTGACATGTCAG AAAAATGGTGAAATCTATTGCTATGGAGTGGATTCAATAGACATTGAAACCCAGAAG GTAGTCCGCTTCATCTCGAAAGTGACATTGCTTGCATCAGGAGGAGCTGGCCATATATATCCCACAACCACCAATCCACCG GTAGCTACTGGGGACGGAATCGCAATGTGTCATCGTGCTCAGGCTGTAATATCCAATATGGA GTTTGTGCAGTTCCATCCAACTGCACTTTCAGATGAGGGCCTGCCAATAAAGCCAAAGACAAGAAGAGAGAATGCATTTCTCATAACGGAAGCGGTGAGAGGAGACGGAGGAATTCTTTACAACCAGTCCATGGAGAGATTCATGCCGATGTACGATGACCGCTCGGAGCTGGCGCCGAGAGACGTGGTTGCGAGGAGCATAGACGACCAGCTGAAGAAACGAGGCGAAAAGTATGTCCTCCTGGACATCAGCCACAGACCAAGAGACAAGGTTCTTGCCCACTTCCCCAACATCGCCGCCGAGTGCCTGCGGTACGGCCTGGACATCACCCGGCAGCCCATCCCGGTGGTCCCGGCGGCGCACTACATGTGCGGCGGCGTCCGGGCAGGGCTGCAGGGGGAGACCAACGTGAAGGGCCTCTACGTGGCCGGCGAGGTCGCGTGCACGGGGCTGCACGGTGCCAACCGGCTAGCAAGCAACTCGCTGCTGGAAGCGCTGGTGTTCGCCAGGAGGGCGGTGCAGCCGTCCATCGACCTCATGGTGGATGCCGACGGAGATGCCAGACCGTCGCTGGTGGCGAGGTGGGCACGGCCGACGCTGCCGCGGTCGGTGCTGGGCGACAGCGTGCTGTCGGACATCGTGGGGCGGACGAGGCAGGCCAGGATGGAGCTGCAATCAGTGATGTGGGAGTATGTCGGCATCGTGCGCTCGACGGGGCGGCTGAAGCAGGCCGAGTGGAGGATCGGTGACCTGGAGTCGGAGTGGGAGGAGTTCCTGTTCCGGCGGGGGTGGAAGCCGACCACGGTGGGCGTCGAGGTCTGCGAGATGCGCAACCTCTTCTGCTGCGCCAAGCTCGTCGTCAGGAGCGCGCTGGCCAGGCGCGAGAGCCGCGGCCTGCACTTCACCGAGGACTTCCCGTACCTGGAGGAGAGCAGGAGGAAGCCTACGGTCATCTTCCCGGCCGCCGTGCAGGAGCTCACGTGGAGCTCCAAGCCGTTGCAGAGGCAGCTGCAAGCAGATGACAATGCATGCAGTTCATCCGGCTGGGCCTTGGGGATTCGTTAA
- the LOC100284695 gene encoding CASP-like protein 4A1: MALQAQQQATPSPTRDRAGSGEWLADTEKLPGAAASPEDVVVASTHHAAAAARYVPPRATSHTAEPNPGRGGGGGWYSWNGGRRARHDPPAPRRQQPAKTPPPAPPLPAAPPPPPAASPAPAPRAPPPHAQVRSADRVVPAILSRKRRAAVMQRAALLARAAAAGLCLAALAVLASDTRRGWARDSYSNYAQFRYSEAVNVVGFLYSVFQFVALAELMRRNKHLIPHPKRDLFDFTMDQVVAYLLISSSSSATARASDLIENWGSDSFPSMANGSIAISFVAFVVFAICSLISAYNLFRRDM; the protein is encoded by the exons ATGGCGCTCCAGGCGCAGCAGCAGGCCACCCCGTCGCCGACGCGCGACAGGGCGGGCAGCGGCGAGTGGCTGGCCGACACGGAGaagctccccggcgccgccgcgtcCCCGGAGGACGTCGTCGTCGCCTCCACGcaccacgccgccgccgccgccaggtaCGTGCCGCCGCGCGCCACGTCGCACACCGCCGAACCGAACCCTGGCCGCGGCGGCGGAGGCGGGTGGTACTCGTGGAACGGCGGCCGTCGCGCTCGCCACGATCCGCCCGCGCCGCGGCGGCAGCAGCCCGCGAAGACGCCCCCGCCCGCCCCGCCTCTGCCTGcggctccccctccccctcccgctGCCTCTCCGGCTCCAGCTCCAAGGGCCCCGCCTCCTCACGCGCAGGTCAGGTCGGCCGACCGGGTCGTGCCCGCCATTCTGTCGCGCAAGCGCCGGGCCGCGGTGATGCAGCGCGCCGCGCTGCTGGCCAGGGCCGCCGCCGCGGGGCTCTGCCTCGCCGCGCTCGCCGTGCTCGCCTCCGACACTCGCAGGGGCTGGGCCCGCGACTCCTACAGCAACTACGCCCAGTTCCG GTACTCGGAGGCCGTCAACGTCGTCGGCTTCCTGTACTCGGTGTTCCAGTTCGTCGCGCTCGCCGAGCTCATGAGGAGGAACAAGCATTTGATTCCCCATCCCAAGCGTGATCTCTTCGACTTCACCATGGATCAG GTGGTAGCATACCTTCTGATATCGTCATCGTCATCAGCAACTGCTCGAGCAAGTGATTTGATTGAGAACTGGGGGAGCGATTCCTTCCCGAGCATGGCGAACGGCTCCATTGCCATATCTTTCGTGGCATTTGTTGTTTTCGCCATTTGCTCCCTCATCTCCGCATACAATCTGTTCCGCCGAGACATGTAG